One Labeo rohita strain BAU-BD-2019 chromosome 12, IGBB_LRoh.1.0, whole genome shotgun sequence genomic region harbors:
- the rab18a gene encoding ras-related protein Rab-18a: protein MNEDILTTLKILIIGESGVGKSSLLLRFTDDTFDPEIGATIGVDFKVKTLAVDGNKAKLAIWDTAGQERFRTLTPSYYRGAQGVILVYDVTRRETFAKLDNWLNELDTYCTRNDLVKMLVGNKIDKEDRELEREEGLKFARKHSMLFIEASAKTRDGVQCAFEELVEKILQTPGLWESVHKTRGVALSELSETGQGGCGAYCSLL, encoded by the exons ATGAATGAGGATATTTTGACCACTCTGAAAATACTCATCATCGGAGAAAGTGGAGTGGGCAAATCCAG TCTTCTTTTGAGATTTACAGATGATACGTTTGATCCAGAAATCGGTGCAACAATTG GTGTAGATTTTAAGGTGAAAACCTTGGCTGTGGATGGAAACAAAGCAAAGCTAGCAATCTGG GATACAGCAGGTCAGGAACGTTTTCGAACTTTAACACCGAGTTACTACAGAGGAGCTCAGGGTGTTATCCTGG TGTATGATGTGACTAGGCGAGAGACGTTTGCTAAGCTGGATAACTGGTTGAATGAGCTGGACACGTACTGTACGAGAAATGATCTTGTCAAAATGCTGGTGGGAAACAAAATCGATAAG GAGGACCGTGAGCTAGAGCGAGAAGAGGGTCTGAAGTTTGCGAGAAAACATTCCATGCTTTTCATAG AGGCCAGTGCTAAGACGAGAGACGGTGTTCAGTGTGCATTTGAAGAGCTGGTGGAGAAAATCCTGCAGACTCCAGGCTTGTGGGAGAGCGTGCACAAAACAAGAGGAGTTGCCCTGTCTGAACTCTCTGAAACTGGTCAAGGAGGCTGTGGGGCGTATTGCTCACTTCTCTAA